A genomic stretch from Flavobacterium humidisoli includes:
- a CDS encoding L-threonylcarbamoyladenylate synthase — protein sequence MAEFIKIYPDKPSEAAIAKVVKVLQNGGLVIYPTDTVYGLGCDITNSRALEKIARIKGVKLEKANFSFICHDLSNLSDYVRQINTSTFKILKRALPGPYTFILPGNNSLPKEFKKKTTVGIRVPDNNIILEIVRQLGNPVVSTSIRDEDDVIEYTTDPELIFEKWQNIVDLVIDGGYGDNVGSTIIDLSEHEPVIVREGKGDIDIL from the coding sequence ATGGCCGAATTTATAAAAATATACCCAGATAAACCTAGTGAAGCTGCTATTGCAAAAGTGGTAAAAGTGCTTCAGAATGGTGGTTTGGTAATTTATCCAACTGATACTGTTTATGGGTTAGGCTGTGATATTACCAATTCGAGAGCGTTAGAAAAAATTGCTAGAATAAAAGGAGTAAAACTGGAGAAGGCAAACTTTTCCTTTATTTGCCATGATTTGAGTAATTTGTCAGATTATGTAAGGCAGATCAATACTTCAACTTTTAAGATTTTAAAGAGAGCCTTGCCAGGACCTTATACTTTTATTTTACCTGGAAATAATAGTTTGCCGAAAGAGTTTAAAAAGAAAACTACAGTTGGTATTCGTGTGCCTGATAATAATATTATATTGGAGATTGTTCGCCAGTTAGGAAATCCGGTTGTTTCAACTTCTATTCGAGATGAAGATGATGTAATAGAATATACTACCGATCCAGAATTAATTTTTGAGAAATGGCAGAATATTGTAGATCTTGTAATCGATGGTGGCTATGGAGATAATGTAGGTTCTACAATTATTGATCTTTCTGAACATGAGCCAGTTATCGTAAGGGAAGGTAAGGGAGATATTGATATTTTGTAA
- the ettA gene encoding energy-dependent translational throttle protein EttA, producing the protein MSDDKKVIFSMQKLSKTYQGADKPVLKNIYLSFFYGAKIGILGLNGSGKSSLLKIIAGVDKNYQGDVVFQPGYTVGYLEQEPILDDSKTVIEIVREGAAETMAVLEEYNQINDLFGLPEYYEDQDKMDKLMDRQAALQDKIDALGAWEIDTKLEIAMDALRTPEGDTPIKNLSGGERRRVALCRLLLQQPDVLLLDEPTNHLDAESVLWLEQHLAQYSGTVIAVTHDRYFLDNVAGWILELDRGEGIPWKGNYSSWLDQKSNRLAQEEKVASKRRKTLERELEWVRQGAKGRQTKQKARLQNYDKLLNEDQKQLDEKLEIYIPNGPRLGTNVIEAKNVAKAFGDKLLYDNLNFTLPQAGIVGIIGPNGAGKSTIFKMIMGEQATDSGEFSVGDTVKIAYVDQSHSNIDPNKSIWENFADGQELIMMGGKQVNSRAYLSRFNFGGGEQNKKVSMLSGGERNRLHLAMTLKEEGNVLLLDEPTNDLDVNTLRALEEGLENFAGCAVIISHDRWFLDRICTHILAFEGDSEVYFFEGSFSDYEENKKKRLGGDLTPKRLKYRKLIR; encoded by the coding sequence ATGTCAGACGATAAGAAAGTAATTTTCTCAATGCAGAAATTGAGCAAAACCTATCAGGGAGCAGACAAACCAGTTCTTAAGAATATTTACCTTAGTTTCTTTTATGGTGCTAAGATTGGTATTTTGGGACTTAATGGTTCTGGAAAATCTTCTCTTTTAAAGATTATTGCTGGAGTTGACAAAAACTACCAAGGAGATGTAGTTTTTCAACCTGGATATACAGTAGGATATTTAGAGCAAGAACCAATTCTTGATGATTCTAAGACAGTTATCGAAATTGTTCGTGAAGGAGCTGCAGAAACAATGGCGGTTTTAGAGGAGTACAACCAAATCAATGACTTATTTGGTCTTCCAGAATACTACGAAGATCAAGATAAAATGGATAAATTGATGGACCGTCAAGCAGCATTGCAAGACAAAATCGATGCTCTTGGCGCTTGGGAAATCGATACTAAATTAGAAATCGCAATGGATGCGTTGCGTACTCCAGAAGGAGATACTCCAATCAAAAACCTTTCAGGAGGAGAGCGTCGTCGTGTAGCTTTATGCCGTTTGTTGTTGCAACAACCAGATGTATTGTTATTAGATGAGCCAACCAACCACCTTGATGCTGAGTCAGTTCTATGGTTGGAGCAGCATTTAGCGCAATATTCAGGAACTGTAATTGCTGTAACCCACGACCGTTATTTCTTGGATAATGTTGCCGGATGGATTCTAGAGTTGGATAGAGGAGAAGGTATTCCATGGAAAGGAAATTATTCTTCTTGGTTGGATCAAAAATCAAACCGTTTGGCTCAAGAGGAAAAGGTGGCTTCTAAACGTAGAAAAACTTTAGAGCGTGAGTTGGAGTGGGTTCGTCAAGGAGCTAAAGGTCGTCAGACTAAACAAAAAGCGCGTTTACAGAACTATGACAAATTATTAAATGAAGATCAAAAACAACTAGACGAAAAATTAGAGATCTATATTCCGAATGGTCCTCGTTTAGGAACAAATGTCATTGAGGCTAAAAATGTTGCGAAAGCTTTTGGTGATAAATTATTGTATGATAATTTGAACTTTACCTTGCCACAAGCTGGTATTGTTGGGATTATTGGACCTAACGGTGCTGGTAAATCGACTATTTTCAAAATGATAATGGGTGAACAAGCTACAGATAGCGGAGAATTTTCTGTCGGAGACACAGTGAAAATTGCTTATGTAGACCAGTCACACTCTAATATTGATCCAAACAAATCTATTTGGGAAAACTTTGCCGATGGTCAGGAATTGATAATGATGGGAGGAAAGCAAGTTAACTCAAGAGCCTATTTGTCACGTTTCAATTTTGGTGGCGGTGAGCAGAATAAAAAAGTTTCTATGCTTTCTGGTGGAGAGCGTAACCGTTTGCACTTGGCCATGACTTTGAAGGAAGAAGGAAACGTACTTTTACTGGATGAGCCTACGAATGATCTTGACGTAAATACACTTCGAGCTCTTGAAGAAGGTTTGGAGAATTTTGCTGGTTGTGCTGTAATTATTTCTCACGACAGATGGTTCTTAGATAGAATTTGTACACATATTTTAGCTTTCGAAGGTGACTCTGAAGTTTATTTCTTTGAAGGAAGTTTTTCTGATTATGAAGAAAATAAAAAGAAACGTCTAGGTGGTGATTTAACTCCGAAACGTTTGAAATACAGAAAATTGATCAGATAG
- a CDS encoding DUF4258 domain-containing protein, which produces MKFAYRFAYYLIGLVMGCFIVSGFFIGKDTRCNYFPNARVLNNLRTKPFQYSPKAVQTLSEKWVDTADVKNTLTYGDVDFDQSNVPFNKGKLYIIEGKTVKNQEIILKVVNYENKAVLEEIVKK; this is translated from the coding sequence ATGAAGTTCGCATACCGTTTTGCATATTATCTGATTGGTCTCGTAATGGGATGTTTTATTGTATCAGGATTTTTTATTGGAAAAGACACTCGTTGTAATTATTTCCCAAATGCTCGAGTTTTAAACAACCTTAGAACAAAACCTTTTCAATATTCTCCAAAAGCTGTTCAGACTTTAAGTGAAAAATGGGTTGACACAGCAGATGTCAAAAATACATTAACTTATGGAGATGTAGATTTTGACCAAAGTAATGTTCCGTTCAATAAAGGAAAACTTTATATCATTGAAGGAAAAACAGTAAAAAACCAAGAGATTATTCTAAAAGTGGTTAATTACGAAAATAAAGCTGTTTTAGAAGAAATTGTAAAAAAATAA
- a CDS encoding type I restriction enzyme HsdR N-terminal domain-containing protein produces MLKLNFPAYTFRFKNSENKVSIFDEIRKKFIILTPEEWVRQHVVHFLMHEKKYPKSLINVEKVLTVNGLRKRYDVVVFNPDGSIHILVECKAPEVKISQATFDQIARYNMTMQARFLNVTNGLNHFYCQMDFENEKYEFLKNLPDYKENH; encoded by the coding sequence ATGCTTAAACTTAATTTCCCTGCTTATACTTTCCGATTCAAAAATAGCGAAAATAAAGTGTCTATTTTTGATGAAATCAGGAAAAAATTTATAATTCTTACGCCAGAAGAATGGGTTCGCCAACACGTAGTTCATTTTTTAATGCATGAAAAAAAATACCCAAAATCACTTATTAATGTCGAGAAAGTTTTAACCGTCAACGGATTACGAAAGCGATACGATGTTGTTGTATTTAACCCAGATGGTTCTATACACATATTAGTAGAGTGCAAAGCTCCAGAAGTTAAAATCTCTCAAGCAACTTTTGATCAAATTGCACGTTACAATATGACAATGCAGGCACGGTTTTTGAATGTTACCAACGGACTGAACCATTTTTATTGTCAAATGGATTTTGAAAACGAGAAATATGAGTTTTTAAAAAATCTGCCAGACTATAAAGAAAACCACTAA
- a CDS encoding OmpA/MotB family protein has protein sequence MRKIVIALSVLMALTSCVSKKKYAELEAKNKETQDLLNSCTVKLNTCLEEKAGLAATAESYKQHNQDLINSSKDLTILTTKGAENLEKSLESLKEKDLKISRLQDALTKKDSVTLALVTSLKGAVGINDPDIEINVEKGVVFISIADKLLFKSGSYDVSDKAKSVLAKVAKVVNDKPDFECMVEGHTDDVPYKSNGIILDNWDLSVKRSTSIVRVLTNDLGVNPAKLIAAGRSSYVPLVANDSAENKARNRRTRIVVMPKIDQFYDMIEKEMKKQQK, from the coding sequence ATGAGAAAAATAGTTATCGCACTATCAGTATTAATGGCCCTAACATCTTGTGTTTCTAAAAAGAAATATGCAGAGTTGGAAGCTAAAAACAAAGAGACTCAAGATTTGTTAAACTCTTGTACTGTAAAATTAAATACGTGCTTAGAAGAAAAAGCTGGATTAGCTGCTACAGCTGAAAGCTACAAACAACATAATCAAGATTTAATCAACAGCTCTAAAGATTTAACTATCTTAACTACTAAAGGTGCTGAAAACCTTGAAAAATCTCTTGAAAGTTTAAAAGAAAAAGATTTGAAAATCTCTAGACTTCAAGATGCTTTAACTAAAAAAGACAGTGTTACTTTAGCATTAGTTACAAGCTTGAAAGGTGCAGTTGGAATCAACGATCCAGACATCGAAATCAATGTTGAAAAAGGGGTTGTATTTATCTCTATCGCTGATAAATTATTATTCAAAAGCGGAAGCTACGACGTAAGTGACAAAGCTAAATCTGTTTTAGCTAAAGTTGCAAAAGTTGTAAACGACAAACCAGATTTCGAATGTATGGTTGAAGGACACACTGATGACGTTCCTTACAAAAGCAACGGTATTATCTTAGACAACTGGGATTTAAGTGTTAAACGTTCTACTTCTATCGTTCGTGTATTAACAAACGATCTTGGTGTTAACCCAGCTAAATTAATTGCTGCAGGTAGAAGTTCTTATGTACCATTAGTTGCAAACGATTCTGCTGAGAACAAAGCTCGTAACAGAAGAACTCGTATTGTTGTTATGCCAAAAATCGATCAATTCTATGATATGATTGAAAAAGAAATGAAGAAACAACAAAAATAA
- a CDS encoding thiol-disulfide oxidoreductase DCC family protein, with protein MESLPENKKIVLFDGVCNLCSTAVQYIINHDKKDIFRFVALQSDLGISICKHLGISFSKMDSIILYDPKTAYFYKSSAAIEIAKNFGGLWKLISIFRIVPIFISDRIYDYVAKNRYNWYGKKESCMIPTPELKAKFL; from the coding sequence ATGGAAAGCCTTCCAGAAAATAAAAAAATAGTTCTTTTTGACGGAGTTTGCAATCTGTGCAGTACTGCTGTGCAATATATTATAAACCATGACAAAAAAGACATTTTCAGATTTGTTGCATTGCAATCAGATTTGGGCATTTCAATCTGCAAACACTTAGGAATCAGTTTTTCTAAAATGGATAGTATTATTTTGTATGATCCAAAAACAGCATATTTTTATAAGTCTTCTGCAGCAATTGAAATAGCAAAAAATTTTGGAGGCTTATGGAAACTCATTTCAATTTTTAGAATTGTTCCTATTTTTATTAGTGATAGAATTTACGACTATGTGGCAAAAAATAGATACAATTGGTATGGCAAGAAAGAAAGTTGCATGATTCCGACTCCAGAGTTAAAAGCAAAATTTCTTTAA
- a CDS encoding endonuclease MutS2, protein MISITEKTLQDLQFPTVLETISDGCNTDIGKEKALQIKPFRDKEELMQSLMQTSEYVSSFQNNNAIPNHGFDAITHEIKFLAIEDSFLEVGSFRKIANLSATTNVLLNFLKKFDDYYPNLNARASRVELTKDIITAIDAIVDKYGEIKDNASPALAGIRQNMNLVRGKVNQSFGVALTQYNGLGYLDDIKESFVQNRRVLAVLAMYRRKVKGSILGSSKTGSIAYIEPEATLKYSRELANLEYEEKEEITRILKNLSNVIRPYLPLLIEYQDFLSDIDVVAGKAKYANRINGILPTITEERRLFFREAYHPILYLNNKQKKEVTHPQTIELKQENRIIVISGPNAGGKTISLKTVGLLQLMLQSGILIPVHERSETFLFDRILTDIGDNQSIENHLSTYSYRLKNMNYFLKKCNSKTMFLIDEFGTGSDPELGGALAEIFLEEFYHREAFGIITTHYSNLKIFANELPYATNANMMFDEKSLEPMYKLALGQAGSSFTFEVAQKNGIPFGLINRAKKKIEVGKVRFDKTIATLQKERSKLEKTSLNLKEEETRAREESKKMENINTRIQQKLESYQELYDSNQKIIYIGQKIDDIAEKYFNNKNKKELIGEFLKIVEIENSKRKKATPKEVKAKVEKQKEIIAEVQVKVEEIRKEKKEKKLKPVIEKPKPILKVGDRVRMLDGRSVGSIDLIEKNKATVNYGIFTSKVSLDELELVEAVKK, encoded by the coding sequence ATGATCAGTATTACAGAAAAAACATTACAAGACTTACAATTTCCAACTGTTTTGGAAACCATCTCAGATGGTTGCAACACCGATATTGGAAAAGAAAAGGCTTTACAAATAAAACCATTTAGAGACAAAGAAGAATTAATGCAATCGCTGATGCAAACATCAGAGTATGTGTCTTCTTTTCAAAATAATAATGCAATTCCAAATCATGGATTTGACGCTATCACGCATGAAATTAAATTCTTAGCAATCGAAGACAGCTTTCTTGAAGTTGGAAGTTTTAGAAAAATCGCAAATCTTTCTGCAACAACAAATGTCTTATTGAATTTCTTGAAAAAATTCGATGACTATTATCCAAACTTAAATGCTAGAGCTTCAAGAGTAGAATTAACCAAAGATATTATCACTGCAATTGATGCAATTGTAGATAAATATGGCGAAATAAAAGACAATGCTTCTCCTGCTTTGGCTGGGATTAGACAAAATATGAACTTAGTTCGCGGAAAAGTAAATCAAAGTTTTGGTGTAGCTTTAACGCAGTACAACGGTTTAGGTTATTTGGATGATATTAAAGAAAGTTTTGTACAAAATCGTAGAGTTTTAGCGGTTTTAGCCATGTATCGTCGTAAAGTAAAAGGTTCAATTCTAGGAAGTTCTAAAACTGGAAGCATTGCATATATCGAACCTGAAGCTACTTTGAAGTATTCTCGTGAATTAGCCAACTTGGAATATGAAGAGAAAGAAGAAATTACAAGAATTTTAAAGAATTTATCAAATGTAATTCGCCCATATCTTCCTTTATTAATTGAATATCAAGACTTTTTAAGTGATATTGATGTTGTTGCAGGAAAGGCAAAATATGCAAATCGAATAAACGGAATCTTACCAACAATTACAGAAGAAAGAAGATTATTCTTTAGAGAAGCGTATCATCCGATTTTATATCTCAACAATAAACAGAAAAAAGAAGTTACGCATCCGCAGACAATCGAGTTAAAACAAGAAAATAGAATTATTGTAATTTCTGGACCAAATGCTGGAGGGAAAACCATTTCATTAAAAACAGTTGGCTTATTGCAATTAATGCTGCAATCTGGAATTTTGATTCCGGTTCACGAAAGAAGCGAAACTTTTTTGTTTGATAGAATCCTAACCGATATTGGAGACAATCAATCTATTGAAAATCACCTAAGTACTTATAGTTACCGATTAAAAAACATGAATTACTTTTTAAAGAAATGTAATAGCAAAACCATGTTTTTAATTGATGAATTTGGTACAGGTTCTGATCCTGAACTGGGTGGCGCTTTGGCTGAAATTTTTCTGGAAGAATTTTATCATCGTGAAGCGTTCGGAATTATCACAACGCATTATTCCAATTTAAAAATTTTCGCAAACGAGCTACCATATGCTACAAATGCCAATATGATGTTTGACGAAAAATCTCTTGAACCAATGTACAAATTAGCTTTAGGTCAGGCAGGAAGTTCGTTTACATTTGAAGTTGCTCAAAAAAATGGAATTCCGTTTGGATTGATCAATCGTGCAAAAAAGAAAATTGAAGTTGGAAAAGTTCGTTTTGATAAAACAATTGCTACTTTACAGAAAGAGCGTTCGAAGTTAGAAAAAACTTCTTTGAATTTAAAAGAAGAAGAAACTCGTGCTCGAGAAGAAAGCAAAAAGATGGAAAATATCAATACCAGAATCCAACAAAAATTGGAAAGTTATCAGGAATTATATGACAGCAATCAAAAGATAATTTACATTGGACAAAAAATTGACGACATTGCCGAGAAGTATTTTAACAACAAAAACAAAAAAGAACTAATTGGTGAATTTTTAAAAATTGTTGAGATCGAAAATTCTAAACGTAAAAAAGCAACTCCGAAAGAAGTAAAAGCAAAAGTTGAAAAACAGAAAGAAATTATTGCTGAAGTACAGGTAAAAGTTGAGGAAATTCGAAAAGAGAAAAAAGAGAAGAAACTTAAGCCAGTTATTGAAAAACCAAAACCAATTTTGAAAGTTGGCGATAGAGTAAGGATGCTCGACGGAAGATCGGTCGGAAGTATTGATTTAATCGAAAAAAATAAAGCAACGGTTAATTACGGAATTTTCACTTCGAAAGTAAGTTTAGATGAATTGGAATTGGTAGAAGCGGTTAAAAAATAA
- a CDS encoding uracil-DNA glycosylase produces the protein MDVKMHSSWKPVLNEEFEKPYFNDLIEFVKSEYATKVCYPKGNQIFSAFDHCHFDEVKVVIIGQDPYHGPNQANGLCFSVNDGIPFPPSLQNIFKEIQDDFNIPMPNTGNLERWADQGVFLLNATLTVRQSEAGSHQGKGWEKFTDAVIKQISAEKENVVFLLWGGFAQKKAALIDASKHHILKSGHPSPLSANRGFWFGNKHFSQTNEFLKSKGLKEIEW, from the coding sequence ATGGACGTAAAAATGCATTCTTCTTGGAAACCAGTTTTGAATGAAGAATTTGAAAAACCATATTTCAACGATTTAATCGAATTTGTAAAATCTGAATATGCAACAAAAGTTTGTTACCCAAAAGGGAATCAGATTTTTTCAGCTTTTGATCATTGTCATTTTGATGAAGTAAAAGTTGTTATTATTGGGCAAGACCCTTATCATGGGCCAAATCAAGCAAATGGATTGTGTTTTTCTGTAAATGATGGAATTCCTTTTCCACCATCACTTCAAAATATATTCAAAGAAATTCAAGACGATTTCAATATACCAATGCCTAATACAGGTAATTTGGAACGCTGGGCAGATCAAGGTGTTTTTCTGTTAAACGCAACTTTAACGGTAAGACAATCTGAAGCAGGAAGCCATCAGGGAAAAGGATGGGAAAAATTTACAGATGCAGTTATCAAGCAAATTTCTGCTGAAAAAGAAAATGTTGTTTTCTTACTTTGGGGAGGTTTCGCTCAAAAGAAAGCGGCTTTGATTGATGCTTCAAAACATCATATTCTAAAATCGGGTCATCCTTCGCCATTAAGCGCAAATAGAGGATTTTGGTTCGGGAATAAACATTTCAGTCAGACAAATGAATTCTTGAAATCTAAAGGATTGAAAGAAATTGAATGGTGA
- a CDS encoding glycosyltransferase family 2 protein, protein MEKIAVVILNWNGVKLLEQFLPSVIQFSEGAAIYVADNDSTDNSVAYVTEHFPTVKIVKNSGNYGFAKGYNDALKHIDAEIYALVNSDIEVTENWLQPILDTFEKENQTAIIQPKILDFKNKEYFEYAGAAGGFIDKYGFPFCRGRIFDTIEKDYGQYNDNIELFWASGACFFIRKNVFHELGGFDESFFAHQEEIDLCWRAANEGHIIKYNYQSVVYHVGGATLQQGNPKKTYLNFRNSLLMLVKNLPSKGLFFVIFFRMVLDGIAGIRFLTQGKFGHTLAILKAHFSFYCLSLKYLKKRKDFQIQQYYSVKSIVFLYYIKKLTLFKEIFNSIQNIKN, encoded by the coding sequence TTGGAAAAAATAGCAGTTGTAATTTTAAATTGGAACGGAGTAAAATTGCTGGAGCAGTTTTTACCATCTGTTATTCAGTTTTCAGAAGGAGCAGCGATTTACGTTGCTGACAATGATTCTACGGACAATTCTGTTGCGTATGTTACAGAACATTTTCCAACTGTAAAAATTGTAAAAAATTCAGGCAATTATGGTTTTGCAAAAGGTTATAATGACGCCTTAAAACATATTGATGCTGAAATATATGCATTAGTAAATTCAGATATTGAAGTCACAGAAAACTGGCTTCAGCCCATTCTAGACACTTTCGAAAAAGAAAATCAAACCGCTATTATTCAGCCAAAAATTCTTGATTTTAAAAACAAGGAATACTTTGAATATGCAGGTGCTGCCGGTGGTTTTATCGATAAATACGGATTTCCTTTTTGCAGAGGAAGAATATTTGATACAATTGAAAAAGACTATGGGCAATACAATGATAATATTGAATTGTTCTGGGCTTCCGGCGCTTGTTTCTTTATCAGAAAGAACGTTTTTCATGAATTAGGAGGTTTTGACGAAAGTTTCTTTGCGCATCAGGAAGAAATTGATTTATGCTGGCGAGCTGCAAATGAAGGGCATATTATAAAATATAATTACCAATCTGTTGTTTATCATGTTGGTGGCGCAACTTTACAGCAAGGAAATCCTAAAAAAACTTATTTGAATTTTAGAAATTCATTGCTAATGTTGGTTAAAAATCTGCCTTCAAAAGGATTATTCTTTGTAATTTTTTTCCGCATGGTATTAGATGGCATTGCCGGTATCCGTTTTCTTACACAAGGTAAATTCGGGCACACTCTTGCCATTTTAAAAGCACATTTTTCATTTTATTGCTTATCTTTAAAATATCTTAAAAAACGAAAAGATTTTCAAATACAGCAATACTATTCGGTGAAAAGCATCGTTTTCCTTTATTACATCAAGAAATTGACCTTATTTAAAGAAATCTTTAACAGTATTCAAAATATTAAAAACTAA
- a CDS encoding CAL67264 family membrane protein, translated as MGMNKNTILGWATLIMVLMGLLLIALGIFRYSDVSGWGFAAVGVGFFANAWVFNALKGRV; from the coding sequence ATGGGAATGAATAAAAACACCATTTTAGGATGGGCAACTTTAATAATGGTACTTATGGGGTTGTTGCTTATAGCTCTTGGAATCTTTAGATATAGTGATGTTTCAGGATGGGGATTTGCTGCTGTTGGAGTTGGATTTTTTGCTAATGCATGGGTATTCAATGCTTTAAAAGGCAGGGTTTAG
- the holA gene encoding DNA polymerase III subunit delta: MDEVVKIVNDIKAGDIKPIYFLMGEEPYYIDKLSEYIEQNVLAEEEKGFNQTVLYGRDVSIDDIVSTAKRYPMMAERQVVIVKEAQDLSRTIDKIESYVENPMQTTVLVFCYKYKTLDKRKKVTKLLGQKGVVYESKKLYENQVGDWIKRVLAGKKYTIDPKANAMLVEFLGTDLSKINNELEKLQIILPQGTMITAEHIEENIGFSKDYNVFELRKAIGERNQLKAYKIAENFAHNPKEYPLVMTTGLVFGFFVQLLKYHGLKDKNPKNVAATLGVNPFFLKEYDLAVKNYPMRKVSQIVGALRDIDVKSKGVGANALPQSDLLKEMLYKIFN; this comes from the coding sequence ATGGACGAAGTAGTAAAAATTGTTAACGATATTAAAGCCGGAGATATTAAACCGATTTATTTTTTAATGGGCGAAGAACCTTATTATATAGATAAATTGTCTGAATATATTGAACAGAATGTATTAGCTGAAGAAGAAAAAGGTTTTAATCAGACAGTTTTATATGGAAGAGATGTGTCAATTGATGATATTGTTTCAACGGCCAAGCGTTATCCTATGATGGCTGAACGTCAGGTTGTTATCGTAAAAGAAGCGCAAGATTTGTCCAGAACAATCGATAAAATAGAATCTTACGTAGAAAATCCAATGCAAACAACTGTTTTAGTTTTTTGTTATAAATATAAGACACTAGATAAACGTAAAAAAGTTACTAAGCTATTAGGACAAAAAGGCGTTGTTTACGAAAGTAAAAAATTATATGAGAACCAAGTAGGAGACTGGATTAAACGCGTTTTGGCTGGAAAAAAATATACAATTGATCCTAAGGCAAATGCCATGCTTGTAGAATTTTTAGGTACAGATTTGAGTAAGATCAACAATGAGCTAGAAAAACTACAGATTATTTTACCGCAAGGCACGATGATTACTGCGGAGCATATTGAAGAGAATATTGGTTTTAGTAAAGATTATAATGTATTCGAACTTAGAAAAGCAATCGGAGAACGTAATCAATTGAAAGCGTATAAGATAGCAGAAAATTTTGCTCATAATCCTAAAGAATATCCTTTAGTTATGACTACTGGGTTGGTATTTGGGTTCTTTGTCCAACTTTTAAAATATCACGGATTAAAAGACAAGAATCCTAAAAACGTTGCAGCAACACTTGGAGTAAATCCGTTTTTCTTAAAAGAATATGATTTGGCAGTAAAAAACTATCCAATGAGAAAGGTGAGCCAAATTGTTGGAGCCTTACGTGATATTGATGTTAAAAGTAAAGGTGTAGGTGCCAACGCGTTACCGCAATCGGATTTACTAAAAGAAATGCTCTATAAAATATTTAATTAA